In Lotus japonicus ecotype B-129 chromosome 5, LjGifu_v1.2, one genomic interval encodes:
- the LOC130717792 gene encoding uncharacterized protein LOC130717792 isoform X1, translating into MDFQGFLTDLQDWEVSTKDNKARKSKSQKENGSSSKGDAISSDHTRISSGQYGFPRNNDALTRLQSTFVPEDVPDAASEKDLGNEFFKQKKFKEAIDCYSRSIALSPTAVAYANRAMALIKLRRFQEAEDDCTEALNLDDRYIKAYSRRATARKEVGKFKGSMEDADFALRLEPNNQEIKKQYADAKSLYDNENLRKVSGALRSTVQGTQKVGKSETKVNGGSIPSISHVTQKSGPAEVHQTKGNERQVPAKESLLMEIDNRDTKARNSTQGQGNGSKEGSTSSNSLEQVKRNHRARKPEIKASVQELASRAASRALAEAAKNITPPTTAYQFEVSWKGFSGDLVLQTRLLKATSPPELPKILKNALSSTLLIEIIKCVASFFTEDMDLAVSFMENLTKVPRFDMIAMCLPSADKNDLCKIWDEVFCNEATPMEYAEILDNLRSKFYLGQ; encoded by the exons ATG GATTTCCAGGGATTCTTAACTGACTTGCAGGATTGGGAAGTTTCTACAAAGGACAACAAGGCGCGCAAATCCAAGTCACAAAAGGAAAAT GGCTCATCTTCAAAAGGAGATGCTATTTCGTCTGATCACACGAGGATTTCTTCAGGGCAGTATGGTTTCCCGAGAAATAATGATGCCCTCACTCGTCTCCAGAGTACTTTTGTTCCGGAAGATGTTCCTGATGCGGCTTCTGAGAAAGATCTG GGTAATGAGTTTTTCAAACAGAAGAAGTTTAAGGAAGCTATTGACTGCTACTCAAGGAGCATTGCTTTATCTCCAACAGCTGTAGCATATGCAAATAGGGCAATGGCCTTGATCAAGCTCAGAAG ATTCCAAGAGGCTGAGGATGACTGTACAGAGGCCTTAAATCTCGATGACCGTTACATAAAAGCATACTCGCGCCGAGCAACGGCTAGAAAAGAAGTTGGGAAGTTTAAAGGATCCATGGAGG ATGCTGACTTTGCCTTGAGGTTGGAACCTAACAATCAAGAAATCAAGAAACAGTATGCTGATGCTAAGTCTTTGTATGATAAT GAAAATCTTCGGAAAGTATCTGGAGCACTAAGAAGTACTGTACAGGGAACTCAAAAAGTGGGAAAGTCAGAGACAAAAGTTAATGGAGGCAGCATCCCCTCCATTTCACATGTTACTCAAAAGTCAGGGCCAGCTGAAGTTCATCAAACAAAG GGCAATGAGAGGCAAGTCCCTGCTAAAGAATCACTCTTAATGGAGATTGATAACAGGGACACAAAAGCCAGAAACAGCACTCAAGGACAAGGGAATGGTTCTAAGGAAGGTTCTACTTCAAGTAACAGTTTGGAGCAGGTTAAG AGAAATCACAGAGCTAGAAAGCCCGAAATAAAAGCGTCTGTTCAAGAGCTTGCTTCTCGTGCGGCTTCTCGAGCCTTGGCCGAAGCTGCCAAAAACATAACACCACCAACTACAGCTTATCAGTTTGAGGTCTCTTGGAAAGGGTTTTCAGGTGATCTTGTTTTGCAGACTCGACTGTTGAAG GCCACGTCCCCCCCTGAATtaccaaaaatattaaaaaatgccTTATCATCTACCCTGCTCATTGAGATCATCAAGTGTGTTGCTTCCTTTTTCAC tgaagacatggATTTGGCTGTCAGTTTTATGGAGAATTTGACCAAAGTTCCGAGATTTGACATGATTGCAATGTGCCTTCCATCAGCAGATAAGAATG ATTTATGCAAGATCTGGGATGAAGTGTTTTGTAATGAGGCAACTCCAATGGAGTATGCAGAGATTCTGGACAACCTCCGTTCAAAATTCTACCTCGGACAATGA
- the LOC130717792 gene encoding uncharacterized protein LOC130717792 isoform X2: MDFQGFLTDLQDWEVSTKDNKARKSKSQKENGSSSKGDAISSDHTRISSGQYGFPRNNDALTRLQSTFVPEDVPDAASEKDLGNEFFKQKKFKEAIDCYSRSIALSPTAVAYANRAMALIKLRRFQEAEDDCTEALNLDDRYIKAYSRRATARKEVGKFKGSMEDADFALRLEPNNQEIKKQYADAKSLYDNENLRKVSGALRSTVQGTQKVGKSETKVNGGSIPSISHVTQKSGPAEVHQTKGNERQVPAKESLLMEIDNRDTKARNSTQGQGNGSKEGSTSSNSLEQRNHRARKPEIKASVQELASRAASRALAEAAKNITPPTTAYQFEVSWKGFSGDLVLQTRLLKATSPPELPKILKNALSSTLLIEIIKCVASFFTEDMDLAVSFMENLTKVPRFDMIAMCLPSADKNDLCKIWDEVFCNEATPMEYAEILDNLRSKFYLGQ, from the exons ATG GATTTCCAGGGATTCTTAACTGACTTGCAGGATTGGGAAGTTTCTACAAAGGACAACAAGGCGCGCAAATCCAAGTCACAAAAGGAAAAT GGCTCATCTTCAAAAGGAGATGCTATTTCGTCTGATCACACGAGGATTTCTTCAGGGCAGTATGGTTTCCCGAGAAATAATGATGCCCTCACTCGTCTCCAGAGTACTTTTGTTCCGGAAGATGTTCCTGATGCGGCTTCTGAGAAAGATCTG GGTAATGAGTTTTTCAAACAGAAGAAGTTTAAGGAAGCTATTGACTGCTACTCAAGGAGCATTGCTTTATCTCCAACAGCTGTAGCATATGCAAATAGGGCAATGGCCTTGATCAAGCTCAGAAG ATTCCAAGAGGCTGAGGATGACTGTACAGAGGCCTTAAATCTCGATGACCGTTACATAAAAGCATACTCGCGCCGAGCAACGGCTAGAAAAGAAGTTGGGAAGTTTAAAGGATCCATGGAGG ATGCTGACTTTGCCTTGAGGTTGGAACCTAACAATCAAGAAATCAAGAAACAGTATGCTGATGCTAAGTCTTTGTATGATAAT GAAAATCTTCGGAAAGTATCTGGAGCACTAAGAAGTACTGTACAGGGAACTCAAAAAGTGGGAAAGTCAGAGACAAAAGTTAATGGAGGCAGCATCCCCTCCATTTCACATGTTACTCAAAAGTCAGGGCCAGCTGAAGTTCATCAAACAAAG GGCAATGAGAGGCAAGTCCCTGCTAAAGAATCACTCTTAATGGAGATTGATAACAGGGACACAAAAGCCAGAAACAGCACTCAAGGACAAGGGAATGGTTCTAAGGAAGGTTCTACTTCAAGTAACAGTTTGGAGCAG AGAAATCACAGAGCTAGAAAGCCCGAAATAAAAGCGTCTGTTCAAGAGCTTGCTTCTCGTGCGGCTTCTCGAGCCTTGGCCGAAGCTGCCAAAAACATAACACCACCAACTACAGCTTATCAGTTTGAGGTCTCTTGGAAAGGGTTTTCAGGTGATCTTGTTTTGCAGACTCGACTGTTGAAG GCCACGTCCCCCCCTGAATtaccaaaaatattaaaaaatgccTTATCATCTACCCTGCTCATTGAGATCATCAAGTGTGTTGCTTCCTTTTTCAC tgaagacatggATTTGGCTGTCAGTTTTATGGAGAATTTGACCAAAGTTCCGAGATTTGACATGATTGCAATGTGCCTTCCATCAGCAGATAAGAATG ATTTATGCAAGATCTGGGATGAAGTGTTTTGTAATGAGGCAACTCCAATGGAGTATGCAGAGATTCTGGACAACCTCCGTTCAAAATTCTACCTCGGACAATGA
- the LOC130717792 gene encoding uncharacterized protein LOC130717792 isoform X3 produces MLGSSSKGDAISSDHTRISSGQYGFPRNNDALTRLQSTFVPEDVPDAASEKDLGNEFFKQKKFKEAIDCYSRSIALSPTAVAYANRAMALIKLRRFQEAEDDCTEALNLDDRYIKAYSRRATARKEVGKFKGSMEDADFALRLEPNNQEIKKQYADAKSLYDNENLRKVSGALRSTVQGTQKVGKSETKVNGGSIPSISHVTQKSGPAEVHQTKGNERQVPAKESLLMEIDNRDTKARNSTQGQGNGSKEGSTSSNSLEQVKRNHRARKPEIKASVQELASRAASRALAEAAKNITPPTTAYQFEVSWKGFSGDLVLQTRLLKATSPPELPKILKNALSSTLLIEIIKCVASFFTEDMDLAVSFMENLTKVPRFDMIAMCLPSADKNDLCKIWDEVFCNEATPMEYAEILDNLRSKFYLGQ; encoded by the exons ATGTTG GGCTCATCTTCAAAAGGAGATGCTATTTCGTCTGATCACACGAGGATTTCTTCAGGGCAGTATGGTTTCCCGAGAAATAATGATGCCCTCACTCGTCTCCAGAGTACTTTTGTTCCGGAAGATGTTCCTGATGCGGCTTCTGAGAAAGATCTG GGTAATGAGTTTTTCAAACAGAAGAAGTTTAAGGAAGCTATTGACTGCTACTCAAGGAGCATTGCTTTATCTCCAACAGCTGTAGCATATGCAAATAGGGCAATGGCCTTGATCAAGCTCAGAAG ATTCCAAGAGGCTGAGGATGACTGTACAGAGGCCTTAAATCTCGATGACCGTTACATAAAAGCATACTCGCGCCGAGCAACGGCTAGAAAAGAAGTTGGGAAGTTTAAAGGATCCATGGAGG ATGCTGACTTTGCCTTGAGGTTGGAACCTAACAATCAAGAAATCAAGAAACAGTATGCTGATGCTAAGTCTTTGTATGATAAT GAAAATCTTCGGAAAGTATCTGGAGCACTAAGAAGTACTGTACAGGGAACTCAAAAAGTGGGAAAGTCAGAGACAAAAGTTAATGGAGGCAGCATCCCCTCCATTTCACATGTTACTCAAAAGTCAGGGCCAGCTGAAGTTCATCAAACAAAG GGCAATGAGAGGCAAGTCCCTGCTAAAGAATCACTCTTAATGGAGATTGATAACAGGGACACAAAAGCCAGAAACAGCACTCAAGGACAAGGGAATGGTTCTAAGGAAGGTTCTACTTCAAGTAACAGTTTGGAGCAGGTTAAG AGAAATCACAGAGCTAGAAAGCCCGAAATAAAAGCGTCTGTTCAAGAGCTTGCTTCTCGTGCGGCTTCTCGAGCCTTGGCCGAAGCTGCCAAAAACATAACACCACCAACTACAGCTTATCAGTTTGAGGTCTCTTGGAAAGGGTTTTCAGGTGATCTTGTTTTGCAGACTCGACTGTTGAAG GCCACGTCCCCCCCTGAATtaccaaaaatattaaaaaatgccTTATCATCTACCCTGCTCATTGAGATCATCAAGTGTGTTGCTTCCTTTTTCAC tgaagacatggATTTGGCTGTCAGTTTTATGGAGAATTTGACCAAAGTTCCGAGATTTGACATGATTGCAATGTGCCTTCCATCAGCAGATAAGAATG ATTTATGCAAGATCTGGGATGAAGTGTTTTGTAATGAGGCAACTCCAATGGAGTATGCAGAGATTCTGGACAACCTCCGTTCAAAATTCTACCTCGGACAATGA